The Marinobacter subterrani genome has a segment encoding these proteins:
- a CDS encoding PhoX family protein: MAKHDLDPNYLDPNYEPVVNHSGNTPFHQVLAARMQRRTVMKGSVGAALASVMGLGLVACGSDNSSSPATSGNVAKTDLGFKAVATSNANQVVVPEGYTAKAFLPWGTPITGSYPAYRADGTNTGAEQEQQVGMHHDGMHFFPIDQKAGGNSSAEGLLVMNHEYINQDALHASGPTAAADNAGVRPADEVRKEIAAHGVSVVHIKQDSEGTWDIVFGSPFNRRITGNTEMDIRGPVRGYNKLITKYSPNATETRGTLNNCSMGPTPWGTYLAAEENWAGYFANGDATQPREQTRLGVGSASRYDWELADSAEDQYVRFNISTVGATAADDYRNEANTYGYMVEIDPFTPESKPQKRTALGRFGHEGVIFAPVKEGQPVVCYSGDDSRFEYIYKFVSAKPYYAATAGGYLLDEGSLYVARFNDDGSGDWLPLDLENADFKAKVDAAVGTTVGDVVAFSGFENQADVLLNTRLAADIAGATTMDRPEWGAVDPNTGQVYFTLTNNSNRGKPGFEGVNAANPNELNNTGHIIRWSEQGNDHAATSFDWDIFVFAGEQGTETVVDGEVIVSLTDDNIFNSPDGLWFDYNGRLWIQTDGSDAAPYQNNMMLAANPETREIKRFFVGPLGCEVTGVVSTPDVKTMFVNIQHPDGNWPDASDPRPRDATVIVTRDDGGVVGA; the protein is encoded by the coding sequence ATGGCAAAGCACGACCTTGATCCCAATTACCTGGATCCCAACTACGAACCGGTAGTTAACCATTCCGGAAATACCCCTTTCCATCAGGTTCTGGCCGCGCGCATGCAGCGCCGTACCGTGATGAAAGGCAGCGTGGGCGCCGCGCTTGCCAGCGTCATGGGCCTGGGTCTGGTGGCTTGTGGCAGCGATAACAGTTCCAGCCCTGCAACCAGCGGCAATGTTGCGAAAACCGATCTCGGATTCAAGGCTGTTGCAACCTCCAATGCCAATCAGGTTGTTGTTCCTGAGGGATACACGGCCAAAGCCTTCCTGCCGTGGGGCACCCCGATTACCGGCTCCTATCCCGCGTATCGCGCCGACGGAACCAATACCGGTGCCGAACAGGAGCAGCAGGTTGGCATGCACCACGACGGCATGCATTTCTTCCCGATCGATCAGAAGGCTGGCGGAAACAGTTCCGCCGAAGGCCTGTTGGTGATGAACCATGAATACATCAACCAGGACGCCTTGCACGCCAGTGGACCGACCGCTGCTGCTGACAACGCAGGCGTTCGCCCGGCAGACGAGGTTCGAAAGGAAATCGCCGCGCACGGCGTGTCAGTTGTACATATCAAACAGGATAGCGAAGGTACCTGGGACATCGTTTTCGGCAGCCCCTTCAATCGTCGCATCACTGGCAACACCGAGATGGATATCCGTGGCCCGGTTCGCGGTTACAACAAACTGATCACCAAATACAGCCCGAATGCCACCGAGACCCGTGGCACCCTGAACAACTGCTCCATGGGCCCGACACCCTGGGGAACCTATCTCGCTGCAGAAGAGAACTGGGCAGGCTATTTCGCCAACGGCGACGCCACCCAGCCGCGGGAACAGACACGTCTTGGCGTGGGAAGTGCCAGTCGCTATGACTGGGAACTGGCGGACAGCGCTGAGGATCAGTATGTTCGGTTCAACATAAGCACGGTTGGCGCCACGGCTGCAGACGATTACCGCAACGAAGCCAATACCTACGGCTACATGGTCGAGATTGATCCGTTCACCCCGGAAAGCAAGCCGCAAAAGCGCACCGCTCTTGGCCGCTTTGGCCATGAAGGTGTGATCTTCGCGCCGGTCAAGGAAGGCCAGCCGGTGGTTTGCTACTCTGGTGATGACTCGCGCTTCGAGTATATCTACAAGTTCGTTTCTGCAAAGCCCTACTATGCGGCGACGGCCGGTGGCTACCTGTTGGACGAGGGTAGCCTCTACGTGGCCCGTTTCAACGACGATGGCTCCGGAGACTGGCTGCCTCTGGATCTGGAAAATGCAGATTTTAAAGCAAAGGTTGATGCCGCAGTGGGAACAACCGTTGGTGACGTGGTGGCCTTCAGCGGCTTCGAGAATCAGGCGGATGTACTGCTGAACACCCGGCTGGCAGCAGACATTGCCGGCGCCACGACGATGGATCGCCCCGAGTGGGGTGCGGTCGACCCGAACACCGGGCAGGTGTACTTCACGCTTACCAATAACTCCAATCGCGGTAAGCCTGGCTTCGAAGGCGTCAATGCAGCGAACCCGAATGAGCTCAACAATACCGGCCACATCATTCGCTGGAGCGAGCAAGGCAACGACCATGCAGCCACGAGCTTCGACTGGGACATCTTCGTGTTCGCTGGAGAGCAGGGCACCGAAACCGTGGTTGATGGCGAGGTCATCGTATCCCTGACCGACGACAACATTTTCAACAGCCCCGATGGCCTCTGGTTCGATTACAACGGTCGCCTCTGGATCCAGACCGATGGCTCGGACGCCGCGCCGTACCAGAACAACATGATGCTGGCCGCCAACCCGGAGACCCGCGAAATAAAACGGTTCTTTGTTGGCCCGTTAGGCTGTGAAGTGACGGGTGTCGTCTCAACGCCGGATGTGAAAACCATGTTTGTGAACATTCAGCACCCGGACGGAAACTGGCCTGATGCCAGCGATCCGCGTCCCCGTGATGCAACCGTGATCGTCACCCGCGACGACGGTGGTGTTGTGGGCGCCTGA